Proteins encoded within one genomic window of Halomonas sp. YLGW01:
- a CDS encoding ABC transporter substrate-binding protein, whose translation MRSLLRFPLRKSLLGLAVGGALASAPVQAGEVEVLHWWTSGGEARAANVLKDLMEAEGHAWKDFAVAGGGGETAMTVLKSRAMSGNPPSAAQIKGPEIQEWGELGLLGNLDDVAKAEDWEGLLPEVVADIMRHDGQYVAVPVNVHRVNWLWANPEVLSEAGVEVPTSLDEMFAIADELRAAGVIPLAHGGQPWQDATVFETVVLAEAGTDFYRRALVELDPEALNSETMVDALTTFKRMRTLMDDGMSGRDWNIATSMVIGGQAAMQLMGDWAKGEFTAAGLTPGEDYVCVPAPGTESAFTFNIDSLAMFKASDDEAQVAQDDLARLVLEPTFQEAFNLAKGSIPARADLDMSDFDSCAQRSMADFQATSESGGLVPSMAHGMAVRASVQGAIFDVVTNFFNDPNMSPEAAAERLANAGSSLL comes from the coding sequence ATGCGCTCACTGCTGCGTTTCCCGCTCAGAAAGTCCCTGCTCGGCCTCGCCGTTGGCGGCGCCCTGGCCTCGGCCCCGGTGCAGGCTGGTGAAGTCGAGGTGCTGCACTGGTGGACCTCCGGCGGCGAGGCCCGCGCCGCCAATGTATTGAAGGACCTGATGGAGGCCGAAGGCCACGCCTGGAAGGACTTCGCCGTGGCCGGTGGGGGCGGCGAGACCGCCATGACGGTGCTCAAGTCCCGCGCCATGTCCGGCAATCCGCCCTCGGCAGCCCAGATCAAGGGCCCGGAGATCCAGGAGTGGGGCGAACTTGGCCTGCTCGGCAACCTCGACGACGTGGCCAAGGCCGAGGACTGGGAGGGCCTGCTGCCCGAGGTGGTCGCCGACATCATGCGTCACGATGGTCAATACGTGGCGGTGCCGGTCAACGTGCACCGGGTCAACTGGCTGTGGGCCAATCCCGAGGTGCTCAGTGAGGCCGGTGTCGAGGTGCCGACCAGCCTCGATGAGATGTTTGCGATCGCCGACGAGCTGCGCGCCGCGGGCGTCATTCCGCTGGCGCACGGCGGTCAGCCCTGGCAGGACGCCACGGTGTTCGAGACCGTGGTGCTGGCCGAGGCCGGTACCGACTTCTATCGCCGCGCGCTGGTCGAGCTCGATCCCGAGGCGCTCAACAGCGAGACCATGGTCGATGCCCTGACCACCTTCAAGCGCATGCGCACGCTGATGGACGACGGCATGTCGGGGCGCGACTGGAACATCGCCACCTCGATGGTGATCGGCGGCCAGGCCGCCATGCAGCTGATGGGCGACTGGGCCAAGGGCGAGTTCACCGCCGCCGGCCTGACGCCGGGCGAGGACTACGTCTGTGTGCCGGCCCCGGGCACCGAATCGGCCTTCACCTTCAACATCGACAGCCTGGCGATGTTCAAGGCAAGCGACGACGAGGCGCAGGTGGCGCAGGATGACCTGGCCAGGCTGGTGTTGGAGCCGACCTTCCAGGAGGCCTTCAATCTGGCCAAGGGCTCGATTCCGGCGCGCGCCGATCTCGACATGAGCGACTTCGACAGCTGCGCCCAGCGCTCCATGGCCGACTTCCAGGCGACCTCGGAGAGCGGTGGCCTGGTACCCAGCATGGCGCACGGCATGGCGGTGCGCGCCTCGGTGCAGGGCGCCATCTTCGATGTGGTCACCAACTTCTTCAACGACCCGAACATGAGTCCCGAGGCGGCCGCCGAGCGGCTGGCGAACGCCGGCAGCTCGCTGCTCTAG
- a CDS encoding sugar ABC transporter permease — protein sequence MSTSLSPERAARVPVKRSALAFLTDWIPRLVLAPSVAVSLFFVYGFMIWTFVLSLTNSRMLPSYDFVGFAQYAQLMANDRWWVAATNLVVFGGLFVGICLVLGALLAILLDQRIRQEGSLRTVYLYPMALSFIVTGVVWKWLLNPSLGLQAMVRGWGFEDFTFDWLVDPDMAVYTLVIAAVWQASGFVMALFLAGLRGIDDSIIKAAQLDGASLPRIYARVVMPCLRPVVFSAVMILSHIAIKSFDLVVALTGGGPGYASDLPATFMYTHAFTRAQIGLGSASAMLMLGGVLAILIPYLYSELRSRRHG from the coding sequence ATGTCGACTTCTCTTTCCCCGGAGCGCGCCGCGCGCGTGCCCGTAAAGCGCTCTGCGCTGGCCTTCCTGACCGACTGGATTCCGCGCCTGGTGCTGGCGCCCTCGGTCGCCGTGTCGCTGTTCTTCGTCTACGGCTTCATGATCTGGACCTTCGTGCTGTCGCTGACCAACTCGCGCATGCTGCCAAGCTATGACTTCGTCGGCTTCGCGCAGTACGCGCAATTGATGGCCAACGATCGCTGGTGGGTCGCCGCCACCAACCTGGTGGTGTTCGGCGGCCTCTTCGTCGGTATCTGCCTGGTGTTGGGCGCACTGCTGGCGATCCTGCTCGACCAGCGCATTCGTCAGGAAGGCAGCCTGCGCACGGTCTACCTCTACCCCATGGCGCTATCATTCATCGTCACCGGCGTGGTCTGGAAGTGGCTGCTCAACCCGAGCCTCGGCCTGCAGGCCATGGTGCGTGGCTGGGGCTTCGAGGACTTCACCTTCGACTGGCTGGTGGACCCGGACATGGCGGTCTACACCCTGGTGATCGCCGCCGTCTGGCAGGCCTCGGGCTTCGTCATGGCGCTGTTCCTGGCCGGGCTGCGCGGCATCGACGACAGCATCATCAAGGCCGCCCAGCTCGACGGCGCCAGCCTGCCGCGCATCTATGCCCGGGTGGTGATGCCCTGCCTGCGCCCGGTGGTGTTCAGTGCGGTGATGATCCTCTCGCACATCGCCATCAAGAGTTTCGACCTGGTGGTGGCGCTGACCGGCGGCGGCCCCGGCTATGCCTCGGACCTGCCCGCCACCTTCATGTACACCCATGCCTTCACCCGTGCCCAGATCGGGCTCGGCTCGGCCAGCGCCATGCTGATGCTGGGCGGGGTGCTGGCGATCCTGATTCCCTACCTGTATTCCGAACTGCGGAGCCGCCGTCATGGATAA
- a CDS encoding carbohydrate ABC transporter permease: MDNVIRRRTPGARLARAALYAVLIVAALFYLLPLLIMLLTSIKPLDEIGAGTLLALPENPTLEPWINAWGEACTGMRCEGVGGYFWNSFAIVIPAVAISTVVGALNGYALTKWRFRGSELLFALMLFGCFIPFQVVLLPMAQTLGWLGLSSSRAGLVLVHVVFGIAFTTLFFRNFYVAVPSELVSAAKLDGAGFFRIFWRILLPVSAPIIVVSVIWQFTQIWNDFLFGVAFSAHDTQPVTVALNNLVNTSTGVKEYNVDMAAAMIAALPTLVVYVLAGKYFVRGLTAGSVKG, encoded by the coding sequence ATGGATAACGTGATTCGCAGGCGCACCCCGGGCGCGCGGCTGGCCCGGGCGGCGCTCTACGCCGTGCTGATCGTCGCGGCGCTGTTCTACCTGCTGCCGCTTTTGATCATGCTGCTGACCTCGATCAAGCCGCTCGACGAGATCGGCGCCGGCACCCTGCTGGCCCTGCCCGAGAACCCGACCCTTGAGCCCTGGATCAATGCCTGGGGCGAGGCCTGCACCGGCATGCGTTGCGAGGGGGTGGGGGGCTACTTCTGGAACTCCTTCGCCATCGTCATCCCGGCGGTGGCCATCTCCACCGTGGTCGGCGCGCTGAACGGCTATGCGCTCACCAAGTGGCGCTTTCGCGGCTCGGAGCTCCTCTTCGCGCTGATGCTGTTCGGCTGCTTCATTCCCTTCCAGGTGGTGCTGCTGCCGATGGCACAGACGCTGGGTTGGCTGGGGCTGTCGAGCTCCCGGGCGGGCCTGGTGCTGGTGCATGTGGTGTTCGGCATCGCCTTCACCACGCTGTTCTTCCGCAACTTCTACGTGGCGGTGCCCAGCGAGCTGGTGTCGGCGGCCAAGCTCGACGGCGCCGGCTTCTTCCGGATCTTCTGGCGGATCCTCTTGCCGGTCTCGGCGCCGATCATCGTGGTCTCGGTGATCTGGCAGTTCACCCAGATCTGGAACGACTTCCTGTTCGGCGTGGCCTTCTCGGCCCACGACACCCAGCCGGTCACGGTGGCACTGAACAACCTGGTCAACACCTCCACCGGGGTGAAGGAATACAACGTCGACATGGCCGCGGCGATGATTGCCGCGCTGCCGACCCTGGTGGTCTATGTGCTGGCCGGCAAGTATTTCGTACGCGGGCTTACCGCGGGCTCGGTCAAGGGCTGA
- a CDS encoding ABC transporter ATP-binding protein encodes MSALEIREVRKDFGSTRVLKDVSLAIDSGEFLILVGPSGCGKSTLMNAIAGLEPVTDGQILIGGDDITWRTPAERDIAMVFQSYALYPSMTVRQNIAFGLEMRKVPKAEREEAVERVADLLQITHLLERKPAQLSGGQRQRVAMGRALAREPQIYLFDEPLSNLDAKLRVEMRTEIKKLHQRLGTTIVYVTHDQIEAMTLADSIAVMRDGHILQLGSPDEVYNDPVDMFVAGFMGSPSMNFIAATLEGQVGDYRLRIATPEEDDLVLPWPADRITDALADRINQPVVLGLRPEHFSEQDARLEGQQEGTLLEARVTVAEPTGADILLRLPLGQGEVTARVGPKCPVAAGERLALRVDMSRAVLFDPESEGRLA; translated from the coding sequence ATGTCAGCTTTGGAAATTCGTGAGGTCCGCAAGGACTTCGGCAGTACCCGGGTGCTCAAGGACGTCAGCCTGGCCATCGACTCCGGCGAGTTCCTGATCCTGGTCGGGCCCTCGGGCTGCGGCAAGTCGACCCTGATGAACGCCATCGCCGGCCTCGAGCCGGTCACCGATGGCCAGATCCTGATCGGCGGCGACGACATCACCTGGCGCACCCCGGCGGAGCGCGACATCGCCATGGTCTTCCAGTCCTATGCGCTTTACCCGAGCATGACGGTGCGCCAGAACATCGCCTTCGGCCTGGAGATGCGCAAGGTGCCCAAGGCCGAGCGCGAGGAGGCCGTGGAGCGGGTCGCGGACCTTCTGCAGATCACCCACCTGCTCGAGCGCAAGCCGGCTCAGCTGTCCGGCGGTCAGCGCCAGCGGGTGGCGATGGGCCGGGCGCTGGCCCGGGAGCCGCAGATCTACCTGTTCGACGAGCCGCTCTCCAACCTCGATGCCAAGCTGCGGGTCGAGATGCGTACCGAGATCAAGAAGCTGCATCAGCGCCTGGGCACCACCATCGTCTACGTCACCCACGATCAGATCGAGGCCATGACGCTGGCCGACAGCATCGCGGTGATGCGCGACGGTCACATCCTGCAGCTCGGCTCGCCGGACGAGGTCTACAACGATCCCGTCGACATGTTCGTTGCGGGCTTCATGGGCTCGCCGTCGATGAACTTCATCGCCGCGACCCTCGAGGGTCAGGTCGGCGACTACCGGCTGCGCATCGCTACCCCCGAGGAGGACGACCTGGTGCTGCCCTGGCCGGCCGACCGGATCACCGACGCGCTGGCCGACCGGATCAATCAGCCGGTGGTGCTGGGGCTGCGCCCGGAGCACTTCAGCGAGCAGGACGCACGCCTCGAGGGCCAGCAGGAGGGCACGCTGCTCGAGGCGCGGGTGACGGTCGCCGAGCCCACCGGCGCGGATATTCTGTTGCGCCTGCCGCTGGGCCAGGGCGAGGTGACGGCGCGAGTCGGACCCAAGTGCCCGGTGGCGGCCGGCGAGCGTCTGGCACTGCGGGTCGACATGAGTCGCGCGGTGCTCTTCGACCCGGAGAGTGAAGGCCGGCTGGCCTGA
- a CDS encoding universal stress protein, whose protein sequence is MFKSIMVPVDGSEHARKALEVACRLIKDSDATLHILHIPEVLAHETTLIWGIGAVPLEAPKDVLEKNGRELIDRAAREATALGARRVDTTLAQGEPSRTILEQAKRLGVGAIVMGSRGLGDFSSLVIGGVSHKVSHAAECTVITVH, encoded by the coding sequence ATGTTCAAGTCGATCATGGTGCCCGTCGACGGCTCCGAACACGCCCGCAAGGCCCTCGAAGTGGCCTGTCGGCTGATCAAGGACAGCGATGCTACCCTGCATATCCTGCATATCCCCGAGGTACTGGCCCACGAGACCACGCTGATCTGGGGAATCGGCGCGGTGCCGCTGGAAGCGCCTAAGGACGTGCTCGAGAAGAACGGTCGCGAGCTGATCGATCGCGCCGCCCGGGAGGCCACGGCGCTGGGAGCCAGGCGCGTCGACACCACCCTGGCCCAGGGCGAGCCCAGTCGCACCATCCTCGAGCAGGCCAAGCGGCTCGGCGTCGGGGCCATTGTGATGGGCAGCCGGGGGCTCGGTGACTTCTCGAGCCTGGTGATCGGCGGCGTCTCCCACAAGGTCAGCCACGCCGCCGAGTGCACCGTCATCACCGTCCACTAG
- a CDS encoding TIGR01620 family protein, giving the protein MSDPRPAQHFDPTPAAGSSPGSTDPRPAMAFPDTQASRPLEEEATGAEADLAASLARPRRRRWGLMSLIGAGLVLGAVEAAHSTLTAALAGDWLAGAWSLLLLAGLGLAGRALGRELLRLARLRRHGALRERLEELSEADPRQAARLAETLKARLGLEADHPHWQGYLAARDDYHGGAEQRVLLAHHLLAPRDREARRLIARMSGDTAVLVAASPLGLLDMALVAWRNLAMIDRLARLYGLELGYASRLKLFRQVLYNVAFAGTSELAGDIGMEWLSMDLAGRLSTRAAQGLGVGLMSARLGLKALGLARPLPFEAGEAPRLVELRRELWQRLSRLDTVAEKAGKTGKAGKPSDGA; this is encoded by the coding sequence ATGAGCGATCCCCGCCCCGCCCAACACTTCGACCCCACGCCGGCCGCCGGGTCTTCCCCTGGGTCCACCGATCCGCGTCCTGCCATGGCCTTCCCCGACACACAGGCAAGCCGCCCCCTGGAAGAAGAGGCGACAGGGGCCGAGGCCGACCTGGCCGCGAGCCTGGCCAGGCCTCGGCGACGCCGCTGGGGGCTGATGAGCCTGATCGGCGCCGGTTTGGTGCTGGGCGCCGTGGAGGCCGCACACTCCACCCTCACCGCGGCCCTCGCCGGCGACTGGCTGGCCGGCGCCTGGAGCCTCCTGCTGCTCGCGGGGCTCGGCCTCGCGGGCCGGGCGCTTGGCAGGGAGCTCCTGCGCCTTGCCCGGTTGCGACGTCATGGCGCCCTGCGCGAGCGTCTCGAGGAGCTCAGCGAGGCCGATCCCCGGCAAGCGGCCCGGCTCGCCGAGACGCTCAAAGCGCGGCTTGGCCTCGAGGCCGACCACCCCCACTGGCAGGGCTATCTCGCCGCCCGGGACGATTATCACGGCGGCGCCGAGCAGCGCGTGCTGCTCGCCCATCACCTGCTCGCGCCGCGAGACCGCGAGGCGCGACGACTGATCGCACGGATGTCAGGCGACACCGCCGTGCTGGTCGCGGCGAGCCCCTTGGGGCTTCTCGACATGGCGCTGGTGGCCTGGCGCAACCTTGCCATGATCGATCGCCTCGCCCGGCTCTACGGGCTGGAGCTCGGCTACGCCAGTCGTCTAAAGCTGTTTCGTCAGGTGCTCTACAATGTCGCCTTCGCCGGCACCAGCGAGCTTGCCGGCGACATCGGCATGGAATGGCTGTCGATGGATCTCGCCGGGCGGCTCTCGACCCGCGCCGCCCAGGGGCTCGGCGTCGGCCTGATGAGCGCGCGCCTCGGGCTCAAGGCGCTGGGACTGGCCCGGCCGCTGCCCTTCGAGGCCGGCGAGGCGCCGCGGCTCGTCGAGCTGCGCCGCGAGCTCTGGCAGCGCCTCTCGCGGCTCGATACCGTCGCCGAGAAGGCGGGAAAGACAGGAAAGGCGGGGAAGCCCAGCGACGGCGCCTGA
- a CDS encoding YcjX family protein gives MRQPLARELHDLLERGRDRQLRLAVTGLSRAGKTAFLTSLVHQLRHAGLEARLDLLPAAREGRLLGAQRVAQQDLGVPRFPYDPAMAALDAEPPRWPEPTRGISELRLAIRYRPKRRGLLARDAATLTLDLIDYPGEWLLDLPLMDHDYLSWSASRPQPDNGEYAALFADWRAKLATLDPAATADEARLAEIAETYASGLRAAREAGFADLQPGRFLLPGELDGAPVLQFFPLPGLGEDDRDRLKALPADSVYQTLARRFAHYQRHVVRPFYQEHFRRFDRQIVLVDVLGALNAGPDRFADLSRALGTLMQSFAYGRRSLLSRLFTPRIDRLAIAATKADHVTPEQHPHLVSLLEALLAEPLKDLRFADVPVKAFSLASIRTTSAHRVEHQGRTTPALRGTTLNNEPVLVFPGEVPPRLPDADFWARQGFDFRAFRPAPRGQAALPHIRLDAILDWLLGDKLQ, from the coding sequence ATGCGCCAGCCCCTGGCTCGCGAACTTCATGATCTCCTCGAGCGCGGCCGCGACCGCCAGCTGCGCCTGGCGGTCACCGGCCTATCCCGCGCCGGCAAGACGGCCTTTCTGACCTCGCTGGTCCATCAGCTGCGCCACGCGGGGCTCGAGGCGCGCCTCGACCTGCTGCCCGCCGCCCGGGAGGGCCGCCTGCTCGGAGCCCAGCGGGTCGCCCAGCAGGACCTTGGGGTGCCGCGCTTCCCCTATGACCCGGCCATGGCGGCGCTGGACGCCGAGCCGCCGCGCTGGCCCGAGCCGACCCGCGGCATCAGCGAGCTGCGCCTGGCGATCCGCTATCGCCCCAAGCGCCGCGGGCTCCTGGCCCGGGACGCCGCGACCCTGACCCTGGATCTGATCGACTACCCCGGCGAATGGCTGCTCGACCTGCCGCTCATGGATCACGACTACCTGAGCTGGAGCGCCTCCCGCCCCCAGCCCGACAATGGGGAATATGCCGCCCTGTTCGCCGACTGGCGGGCGAAGCTCGCCACTCTCGACCCGGCGGCCACCGCCGACGAGGCGCGCCTCGCCGAGATCGCCGAGACCTATGCATCCGGCCTGCGCGCCGCCCGGGAAGCGGGCTTTGCCGACCTGCAGCCCGGACGCTTCCTGCTCCCGGGAGAGCTCGACGGCGCCCCGGTGCTGCAGTTCTTCCCGCTGCCCGGGCTTGGCGAGGACGACCGCGACCGGCTCAAGGCCCTGCCGGCGGACAGCGTCTATCAGACCCTGGCCCGGCGTTTCGCCCACTACCAGCGCCACGTCGTCAGGCCCTTCTATCAGGAGCACTTCCGGCGCTTCGATCGCCAGATCGTGCTGGTCGACGTGCTCGGCGCCCTGAATGCCGGGCCGGATCGCTTCGCCGACCTGTCCCGGGCACTCGGCACCCTGATGCAGAGCTTCGCCTATGGCCGCCGCAGCCTCTTGTCGCGGCTGTTCACGCCGCGCATCGACCGACTGGCCATCGCCGCCACCAAGGCCGATCACGTCACCCCCGAGCAGCATCCCCATCTGGTGAGCCTGCTCGAAGCCCTGTTAGCCGAACCGCTCAAGGATCTGCGCTTCGCCGACGTGCCGGTCAAGGCCTTCTCGCTGGCGTCGATCCGCACCACCAGCGCTCACCGCGTCGAGCACCAGGGCCGCACCACGCCCGCGCTGCGTGGCACCACCCTTAACAACGAGCCGGTGCTGGTCTTTCCCGGCGAGGTACCGCCCCGGCTGCCCGATGCCGACTTCTGGGCCCGCCAGGGCTTCGACTTCCGTGCCTTTCGCCCCGCACCGCGGGGCCAGGCGGCGCTGCCGCATATCCGCCTCGATGCCATCCTCGACTGGCTGCTCGGAGACAAGCTGCAATGA
- a CDS encoding MFS transporter, with the protein MPLSVTLLSLCQALLISGNILLIAVSPLIGASLAPSPTWSTAPVATQWLGLMCATVPASLIMARLGRRRGFLLGNLVGLCGVAVACQALRGEAFGLFMLATWLIGIGIGFGQLYRFAAVEAAPSALRDRAIGLVMGGGVLAAFAGPWLARTSREIGEPPFLASFIGLGVLYIVALLVLSLIRLPPPEATHTAGPGRPLGEVLRQPSFLTAALAGLVGYGVMNLAMTATPLAMAGAGHGFGHVASTIQWHVLAMFLPSFITGHLSQRFGAHRMIVLGCLLLAASGLVAQISSSVGGFYTGLVLLGLGWNFTFLPATGLLTESYRPAEKARTQAANEFLVFSTVALTALAAGPLVASLGWSGLNAVLIPLSLVPVAALTWQRLASRAPHPHIES; encoded by the coding sequence ATGCCCCTCAGTGTCACCCTGCTCTCGCTGTGCCAGGCCTTGCTGATCAGCGGCAATATCCTCTTGATCGCCGTCTCGCCCCTGATCGGGGCGAGTCTGGCGCCGAGCCCTACCTGGTCCACCGCCCCGGTGGCCACCCAATGGCTGGGGCTGATGTGCGCCACCGTGCCCGCCTCGCTGATCATGGCCCGTCTCGGCCGCCGCCGGGGCTTCCTGCTCGGCAACCTGGTCGGGCTTTGCGGTGTCGCGGTCGCCTGCCAGGCGCTGCGCGGCGAGGCGTTCGGGCTGTTCATGCTCGCCACCTGGCTGATCGGCATCGGCATCGGCTTCGGCCAGCTCTACCGCTTCGCCGCCGTCGAGGCCGCGCCCTCGGCGCTGCGTGATCGCGCCATCGGCCTGGTGATGGGTGGCGGGGTGCTGGCGGCCTTCGCCGGCCCCTGGCTGGCCCGCACCAGCCGCGAGATCGGTGAGCCCCCCTTCCTGGCCAGTTTCATTGGGCTCGGTGTCCTCTATATCGTGGCCCTGCTGGTGCTTAGCCTGATCCGCCTACCCCCGCCCGAGGCCACCCACACGGCCGGCCCGGGGCGCCCGCTCGGCGAGGTGCTGCGCCAACCGTCCTTCCTCACCGCCGCGCTGGCGGGGCTGGTGGGCTACGGCGTCATGAACCTCGCCATGACCGCCACCCCGCTGGCCATGGCCGGCGCCGGCCATGGTTTCGGCCATGTCGCCAGCACCATTCAATGGCACGTGCTGGCGATGTTCCTGCCCTCCTTCATCACCGGCCATCTTAGCCAGCGCTTCGGCGCACACCGGATGATCGTGCTCGGGTGCCTGCTGCTGGCGGCCAGCGGCCTGGTGGCTCAGATCTCATCGAGCGTGGGCGGCTTCTACACTGGCCTTGTGCTGCTCGGCCTTGGCTGGAACTTCACCTTCCTGCCCGCCACGGGGCTGCTCACCGAAAGCTATCGACCGGCCGAAAAGGCTCGCACCCAAGCCGCCAACGAGTTCCTGGTCTTCTCCACCGTGGCCCTCACCGCCCTCGCCGCCGGCCCCCTGGTCGCGAGCCTTGGCTGGTCCGGCCTGAATGCCGTGCTGATCCCACTGTCGCTGGTGCCGGTCGCGGCGCTTACCTGGCAGCGACTTGCCAGCCGCGCGCCACACCCGCACATTGAAAGCTGA
- a CDS encoding solute:sodium symporter family transporter — MHALTLASFVFFTGLVAFITWRITRRDDHQSSQGYFLAGRSLTFPLIAGSLLMTNLSTEQMVGLNGAAFSDGLSVMAWEVIAVIALVALALFFLPRFLKSGIATLPQLLSIRFDAGTQLITNVIFLIAYAVILLPIILYSGAMGLQGMLDLPGLTGIGSDTTLLWLTVWGVGLIGSIYALFGGLRTVAVSDTLNGIGLLIGGFVIVYFGLQAVSDDGGVFAGWEILKQSNPDKLDSIGGPEQQVPFSTVFTGVLLLHLFYWTTNQQIIQRTFAAKSLAEGQKGVLLTGFFKLLGPLYLVLPGIIAYHLYADQGVAADEAYGHLVFDVLPPYLTGFFAAVMVGAILSSFNSALNSTTTIFSLGIYKGVFKKDATEEQVVNSGKVFGWIMAILSMTIAPLLAGQESLFGYLQKMNAIYFIPILAVVIVGLMTKRVPPLAAKVALVGGCLLIFAGYFVPPFNKLPTIMHEFHFVAAVFVLLVVVMLIIGKLRPRSTDWVQEDSGAVDLTPWKGAVPAGIVLVILVIAIYAAFAG, encoded by the coding sequence GTGCATGCCCTGACCCTGGCGTCGTTCGTGTTCTTTACCGGCCTGGTCGCCTTCATCACCTGGCGGATCACCCGACGCGATGACCATCAAAGCTCCCAAGGCTACTTCCTGGCCGGCCGCTCCCTGACCTTCCCGCTGATCGCCGGCTCGCTGCTGATGACCAACCTGTCCACCGAGCAGATGGTGGGCCTCAACGGGGCGGCCTTTAGCGATGGCCTATCGGTCATGGCCTGGGAGGTGATCGCCGTCATCGCCCTGGTGGCCCTGGCGCTGTTCTTCCTGCCGCGCTTTCTCAAGAGCGGCATCGCCACCCTGCCCCAGCTCTTGTCGATCCGCTTCGATGCCGGCACCCAGCTGATCACCAACGTGATCTTCCTGATTGCCTACGCGGTGATCCTGCTGCCGATCATCCTCTACTCCGGGGCCATGGGCCTGCAGGGCATGCTCGACCTGCCCGGCCTGACCGGCATCGGCTCCGATACCACCCTGCTGTGGCTGACGGTATGGGGGGTCGGCCTGATCGGCTCGATCTATGCCCTGTTCGGCGGCCTGCGCACCGTCGCCGTGTCCGATACCCTCAACGGCATCGGCCTTCTCATCGGCGGCTTCGTGATCGTCTACTTCGGCCTGCAGGCGGTCAGCGATGACGGCGGCGTGTTCGCCGGCTGGGAGATCCTCAAGCAGAGCAACCCGGACAAGCTCGACTCGATCGGCGGTCCCGAGCAGCAGGTGCCCTTCTCCACCGTCTTCACCGGCGTGCTGCTGCTGCACCTCTTCTACTGGACCACCAACCAGCAGATCATCCAGCGCACCTTTGCCGCCAAGAGCCTCGCCGAGGGCCAGAAGGGCGTGCTGCTGACCGGCTTCTTCAAGCTCCTGGGACCGCTGTACCTGGTGCTGCCGGGCATCATCGCCTACCACCTCTACGCCGATCAGGGCGTGGCCGCCGACGAGGCCTACGGTCACCTGGTGTTCGACGTGCTGCCACCCTACCTCACCGGCTTCTTCGCCGCGGTGATGGTCGGCGCCATCCTGTCGTCCTTCAACTCGGCGCTGAACAGCACCACCACCATCTTCAGCCTGGGCATCTACAAGGGGGTGTTCAAGAAGGACGCCACCGAGGAGCAGGTGGTCAACTCGGGCAAGGTGTTCGGCTGGATCATGGCCATCCTGTCGATGACCATCGCCCCGCTGCTGGCCGGTCAGGAGAGCCTGTTCGGCTACCTGCAGAAGATGAATGCCATCTACTTCATCCCCATCCTCGCCGTGGTGATCGTCGGCCTGATGACCAAGCGCGTGCCGCCGCTGGCCGCCAAGGTGGCGCTGGTGGGTGGCTGCCTGCTGATCTTCGCCGGCTACTTCGTGCCGCCGTTCAACAAGCTGCCGACCATCATGCATGAGTTCCACTTCGTGGCCGCGGTCTTCGTGCTGCTGGTGGTCGTGATGCTGATCATCGGCAAGCTGCGCCCGCGTTCCACCGACTGGGTCCAGGAAGACAGCGGCGCCGTCGACCTGACGCCCTGGAAGGGCGCCGTGCCCGCCGGCATCGTGCTGGTGATCCTGGTGATCGCCATCTACGCCGCCTTCGCCGGCTGA
- a CDS encoding DUF924 family protein, which yields MTVDVGPEAVLDFWFEELTPRQWFAKDAALDARIAERFVTLWSAAREAELWGWRMTPEGRLAEILVLDQFSRNMHRDHPLAFAQDALALVLAQEAVAQKADRALATRQLPFLYMPYMHSESLRVQDEAVVLFDRPGLEDNLRFAHRHRDIIRRFGRYPHRNAILGRESTSEEDAFLAQPGSRF from the coding sequence ATGACGGTCGACGTCGGGCCCGAGGCGGTCCTCGACTTCTGGTTCGAGGAGTTGACGCCCAGGCAGTGGTTCGCCAAGGATGCGGCGTTGGACGCGCGTATTGCGGAGCGCTTCGTGACCCTGTGGTCCGCGGCCCGCGAGGCCGAGCTGTGGGGCTGGCGGATGACACCCGAGGGGCGTCTGGCCGAGATCCTGGTGCTGGATCAGTTCTCGCGCAACATGCATCGCGACCACCCTTTGGCCTTTGCCCAGGATGCATTGGCGCTGGTGCTGGCTCAGGAGGCGGTGGCCCAGAAAGCCGACCGGGCGCTCGCGACTCGCCAGTTGCCTTTCCTCTATATGCCGTACATGCACAGCGAGTCGCTGCGCGTTCAGGACGAGGCGGTGGTGCTGTTCGACCGGCCCGGGCTTGAGGACAACCTGCGCTTCGCCCACCGGCATCGCGATATCATCCGTCGCTTCGGCCGCTACCCGCACCGCAATGCCATCCTGGGCCGTGAGTCGACCTCGGAGGAGGACGCCTTTCTGGCACAGCCCGGCTCGCGTTTCTGA
- a CDS encoding GlsB/YeaQ/YmgE family stress response membrane protein — translation MGIIAWLIIGGLAGWIAGNIMRGGGFGVLGNIGVGVVGALVGGFMFSLLGLSAGGFIGSLVTATVGAVVLLWIISKVKSG, via the coding sequence ATGGGCATCATCGCGTGGTTGATTATCGGCGGGCTGGCCGGCTGGATTGCCGGCAACATCATGCGCGGCGGCGGGTTCGGCGTGCTGGGCAATATCGGCGTCGGCGTGGTCGGCGCGCTGGTAGGCGGCTTCATGTTCAGCCTGCTGGGGCTGTCCGCCGGTGGCTTCATCGGCTCGCTGGTCACGGCGACGGTGGGCGCCGTGGTGCTGCTATGGATCATTTCCAAGGTCAAGAGCGGCTGA